Proteins encoded by one window of Anguilla rostrata isolate EN2019 chromosome 9, ASM1855537v3, whole genome shotgun sequence:
- the LOC135262335 gene encoding alpha-actinin-3-like isoform X3 yields the protein MLDAEDIVNTHKPDEKAIMTYVSCFYHAFAGAEQAETAANRICRVLAVNQENERLMQEYEKLASELLEWIRRTVPWLENRVAEQSMGAMQRRLEDFRDYRRVHWPPRAQDKRQLEISFNTLQTKLRLSNRPAFMPSEGKMVSDIANAWKGLEQVEKGYEDWLIMEILRLERVEHLAEKFKQKCALHKAWTAGKEEVLTQRDFEHASLAEVRILVRKHEAFESDLTAHQDRLEQIASIAQELNELDYHDAAAINARCQGFCDQWDNLGALTQKRRDSLERTEKLLETIDQLYLEFAKRAAPFNNWMDGAMEDLQDMFIVHSIEEIQILITAHDQFKATLPEADKERMATMGIHSEILKIAQTYGIKLPGVNPYTDLTPQDLSSKWEAVRCQIPHRDQVLQEEMARQQANERLRCQFAAQANVIGPWIQTKMKEIVHISVDIAGSLEEQMNNLKQYEHDIANYKSSIDNLEGDHQLSQGSLVFDNKHTSYTMEHVRVGWEQLLSTTTHSINEIENQILTRDAKGISQEQLNEFRASFNHFDRKRHGMMEPDDFRACLISMGYDLGEVEFARIMTLVDANDVGAVTFQAFIDFMTQEAAETDTAEQVMASFKILASDKMYITVDELRRELPPEQAEYCISHMTKYLASDAPPGALDYISFSSALYGESDL from the exons ATGCTGGACGCTGAAG ACATTGTAAATACCCATAAACCAGACGAGAAGGCCATCATGACCTATGTTTCTTGCTTCTACCACGCCTTTGCTGGTGCTGAACAG gcTGAAACTGCTGCTAACAGGATCTGCAGGGTGCTGGCTGTGAACCAGGAGAACGAGAGACTGATGCAGGAGTACGAGAAGCTGGCCAGCGAG CTGCTGGAGTGGATCCGGCGCACCGTGCCCTGGCTGGAGAACCGCGTGGCGGAGCAGTCCATGGGCGCCATGCAGCGGAGGCTGGAGGACTTCCGCGATTACCGCCGCGTCCACTGGCCGCCGCGCGCCCAGGACAAGCGCCAGCTGGAGATCAGCTTCAACACCCTGCAGACCAagctgaggctcagcaaccgcCCCGCCTTCATGCCCTCCGAGGGCAAGATGGTCTCG GACATCGCTAATGCCTGGAAGGGTCTGGAGCAGGTGGAAAAGGGCTACGAGGACTGGCTCATCATGGAGATCCTGCGTCTGGAAAGAGTGGAACACCTGGCCGAGAAGTTCAAGCAGAAATGCGCCTTGCATAAGGCCTGGACCGCAG GGAAAGAGGAGGTTCTGACACAGAGGGACTTTGAGCACGCCTCACTGGCCGAAGTCCGCATCCTCGTGAGGAAGCACGAAGCATTCGAGAGCGACCTCACCGCCCACCAGGACAGACTGGAGCAGATCGCCAGCATCGCCCAGGAGCtgaa CGAGCTGGATTACCACGATGCTGCTGCCATCAATGCCCGTTGCCAGGGCTTCTGTGACCAGTGGGATAACCTGGGAGCCCTCACTCAGAAGAGGAGGGACTCACTAGAA CGTACAGAGAAGCTGTTGGAGACCATTGACCAGCTGTACCTGGAGTTTGCCAAGAGGGCGGCGCCCTTTAATAACTGGATGGATGGAGCGATGGAGGATCTGCAGGACATGTTTATCGTCCACAGCATCGAGGAGATCCAG atTCTGATCACAGCCCACGACCAGTTCAAAGCCACCCTCCCCGAGGCCGACAAGGAGCGCATGGCCACCATGGGCATCCACAGTGAGATCCTGAAGATCGCCCAGACCTACGGCATCAAGTTGCCTGGTGTCAACCCCTACACCGACCTCACCCCCCAGGACCTCAGCAGCAAGTGGGAGGCC gtgaggtgCCAGATTCCTCACAGAGATCAGGTGCTGCAGGAGGAAATGGCCAGACAGCAGGCCAACGAGAGGCTGAGATGCCAGTTCGCCGCCCAGGCCAACGTCATCGGACCCTGGATTCAGACCAAGATGAAG GAGATTGTTCACATCTCAGTGGACATTGCTGGCTCTCTGGAGGAGCAGATGAACAATCTGAAACAGTACGAGCACGACATTGCTAACTACAAGTCCAGCATCGACAACCTAGAGGGAGACCACCAGCTGAGCCAGGGGTCCCTCGTCTTCGACAACAAGCACACCAGCTACACCATGGAG CACGTCCGTGTGGGCTGGGAGCAGCTGCTCAGCACCACCACGCACTCCATCAACGAGATCGAGAACCAGATCCTCACCCGTGACGCCAAGGGCATCAGCCAGGAGCAGCTCAATGAGTTCAGAGCCTCTTTCAACCACTTTGACAGG AAGAGGCATGGCATGATGGAGCCAGATGATTTCCGCGCCTGCCTGATCTCCATGGGCTATGATCTG GGTGAGGTGGAATTTGCCCGCATCATGACCCTGGTGGACGCTAACGACGTGGGCGCGGTGACCTTCCAGGCCTTCATCGACTTCATGACGCAGGAGGCAGCCGAGACCGACACGGCCGAGCAGGTCATGGCCTCCTTTAAGATCCTGGCATCGGACAAG ATGTATATCACAGTGGATGAGCTACGCAGAGAGCTTCCTCCAGAGCAGGCAGAGTACTGcatcagtcacatgaccaagtACCTCGCCAGCGACGCCCCGCCCGGTGCCCTGGACTACATCTCCTTCTCCAGCGCCCTGTACGGAGAGAGCGACTtataa
- the LOC135262335 gene encoding alpha-actinin-3-like isoform X1, with protein MSAVENQYTTYTTYMMSTTEEYMTQENEWDRDLLLDPAWEKQQLKTSVPPQSHPLSVSLARIHCQIQIRTFSAWCNSHLRKAGTQIENIEEDFRNGLKLMLLLEVISGERLPRPDRGKMRFHKIANVNKALEFICSKGVKLVSIGAEEIVDGNVKMTLGMIWTIILRFAIQGISVEETSAKDGLLLWCQRKTAPYRNVNVQNFHISWKDGLALCALIHRHRPDLIDYKKLRKDDPIGNLNTAFEVAEKFLDIPRMLDAEDIVNTHKPDEKAIMTYVSCFYHAFAGAEQAETAANRICRVLAVNQENERLMQEYEKLASELLEWIRRTVPWLENRVAEQSMGAMQRRLEDFRDYRRVHWPPRAQDKRQLEISFNTLQTKLRLSNRPAFMPSEGKMVSDIANAWKGLEQVEKGYEDWLIMEILRLERVEHLAEKFKQKCALHKAWTAGKEEVLTQRDFEHASLAEVRILVRKHEAFESDLTAHQDRLEQIASIAQELNELDYHDAAAINARCQGFCDQWDNLGALTQKRRDSLERTEKLLETIDQLYLEFAKRAAPFNNWMDGAMEDLQDMFIVHSIEEIQILITAHDQFKATLPEADKERMATMGIHSEILKIAQTYGIKLPGVNPYTDLTPQDLSSKWEAVRCQIPHRDQVLQEEMARQQANERLRCQFAAQANVIGPWIQTKMKEIVHISVDIAGSLEEQMNNLKQYEHDIANYKSSIDNLEGDHQLSQGSLVFDNKHTSYTMEHVRVGWEQLLSTTTHSINEIENQILTRDAKGISQEQLNEFRASFNHFDRKRHGMMEPDDFRACLISMGYDLGEVEFARIMTLVDANDVGAVTFQAFIDFMTQEAAETDTAEQVMASFKILASDKMYITVDELRRELPPEQAEYCISHMTKYLASDAPPGALDYISFSSALYGESDL; from the exons acgTCTGTTCCCCCGCAGTCACatcctctctccgtctctctcgctCGCATCCACTGTCAAATACAAATTCGA accttCTCCGCGTGGTGTAACTCCCATCTGCGGAAAGCTGGCACACAGATAGAGAACATTGAGGAGGACTTCAGGAATGGCCTCAAGCTGATGCTGCTTCTGGAGGTCATttcag GGGAGAGGTTGCCCAGACCAGACAGAGGAAAGATGCGCTTTCACAAAATTGCCAACGTCAACAAGGCCCTAGAGTTCATCTGCAGCAAGGGAGTCAAACTGGTGTCCATCGGAGCTGAGG AGATTGTTGACGGGAACGTGAAGATGACCCTGGGAATGATCTGGACCATTATCCTGCGCTTTGCCATCCAGGGCATCTCTGTGGAGG AAACCTCTGCTAAAGATGGCTTGCTGCTGTGGTGCCAGaggaagactgccccctacaggaATGTCAACGTCCAGAACTTCCACATCAG CTGGAAAGATGGCCtggctctctgtgctctcatccacagacacagacccgACCTCATTGACTACAAGAAACTGCGCAAG GATGACCCCATCGGCAACCTCAACACAGCTTTTGAAGTGGCTGAGAAGTTCCTAGACATCCCCAGGATGCTGGACGCTGAAG ACATTGTAAATACCCATAAACCAGACGAGAAGGCCATCATGACCTATGTTTCTTGCTTCTACCACGCCTTTGCTGGTGCTGAACAG gcTGAAACTGCTGCTAACAGGATCTGCAGGGTGCTGGCTGTGAACCAGGAGAACGAGAGACTGATGCAGGAGTACGAGAAGCTGGCCAGCGAG CTGCTGGAGTGGATCCGGCGCACCGTGCCCTGGCTGGAGAACCGCGTGGCGGAGCAGTCCATGGGCGCCATGCAGCGGAGGCTGGAGGACTTCCGCGATTACCGCCGCGTCCACTGGCCGCCGCGCGCCCAGGACAAGCGCCAGCTGGAGATCAGCTTCAACACCCTGCAGACCAagctgaggctcagcaaccgcCCCGCCTTCATGCCCTCCGAGGGCAAGATGGTCTCG GACATCGCTAATGCCTGGAAGGGTCTGGAGCAGGTGGAAAAGGGCTACGAGGACTGGCTCATCATGGAGATCCTGCGTCTGGAAAGAGTGGAACACCTGGCCGAGAAGTTCAAGCAGAAATGCGCCTTGCATAAGGCCTGGACCGCAG GGAAAGAGGAGGTTCTGACACAGAGGGACTTTGAGCACGCCTCACTGGCCGAAGTCCGCATCCTCGTGAGGAAGCACGAAGCATTCGAGAGCGACCTCACCGCCCACCAGGACAGACTGGAGCAGATCGCCAGCATCGCCCAGGAGCtgaa CGAGCTGGATTACCACGATGCTGCTGCCATCAATGCCCGTTGCCAGGGCTTCTGTGACCAGTGGGATAACCTGGGAGCCCTCACTCAGAAGAGGAGGGACTCACTAGAA CGTACAGAGAAGCTGTTGGAGACCATTGACCAGCTGTACCTGGAGTTTGCCAAGAGGGCGGCGCCCTTTAATAACTGGATGGATGGAGCGATGGAGGATCTGCAGGACATGTTTATCGTCCACAGCATCGAGGAGATCCAG atTCTGATCACAGCCCACGACCAGTTCAAAGCCACCCTCCCCGAGGCCGACAAGGAGCGCATGGCCACCATGGGCATCCACAGTGAGATCCTGAAGATCGCCCAGACCTACGGCATCAAGTTGCCTGGTGTCAACCCCTACACCGACCTCACCCCCCAGGACCTCAGCAGCAAGTGGGAGGCC gtgaggtgCCAGATTCCTCACAGAGATCAGGTGCTGCAGGAGGAAATGGCCAGACAGCAGGCCAACGAGAGGCTGAGATGCCAGTTCGCCGCCCAGGCCAACGTCATCGGACCCTGGATTCAGACCAAGATGAAG GAGATTGTTCACATCTCAGTGGACATTGCTGGCTCTCTGGAGGAGCAGATGAACAATCTGAAACAGTACGAGCACGACATTGCTAACTACAAGTCCAGCATCGACAACCTAGAGGGAGACCACCAGCTGAGCCAGGGGTCCCTCGTCTTCGACAACAAGCACACCAGCTACACCATGGAG CACGTCCGTGTGGGCTGGGAGCAGCTGCTCAGCACCACCACGCACTCCATCAACGAGATCGAGAACCAGATCCTCACCCGTGACGCCAAGGGCATCAGCCAGGAGCAGCTCAATGAGTTCAGAGCCTCTTTCAACCACTTTGACAGG AAGAGGCATGGCATGATGGAGCCAGATGATTTCCGCGCCTGCCTGATCTCCATGGGCTATGATCTG GGTGAGGTGGAATTTGCCCGCATCATGACCCTGGTGGACGCTAACGACGTGGGCGCGGTGACCTTCCAGGCCTTCATCGACTTCATGACGCAGGAGGCAGCCGAGACCGACACGGCCGAGCAGGTCATGGCCTCCTTTAAGATCCTGGCATCGGACAAG ATGTATATCACAGTGGATGAGCTACGCAGAGAGCTTCCTCCAGAGCAGGCAGAGTACTGcatcagtcacatgaccaagtACCTCGCCAGCGACGCCCCGCCCGGTGCCCTGGACTACATCTCCTTCTCCAGCGCCCTGTACGGAGAGAGCGACTtataa
- the LOC135262335 gene encoding alpha-actinin-3-like isoform X2, with the protein MKTSVPPQSHPLSVSLARIHCQIQIRTFSAWCNSHLRKAGTQIENIEEDFRNGLKLMLLLEVISGERLPRPDRGKMRFHKIANVNKALEFICSKGVKLVSIGAEEIVDGNVKMTLGMIWTIILRFAIQGISVEETSAKDGLLLWCQRKTAPYRNVNVQNFHISWKDGLALCALIHRHRPDLIDYKKLRKDDPIGNLNTAFEVAEKFLDIPRMLDAEDIVNTHKPDEKAIMTYVSCFYHAFAGAEQAETAANRICRVLAVNQENERLMQEYEKLASELLEWIRRTVPWLENRVAEQSMGAMQRRLEDFRDYRRVHWPPRAQDKRQLEISFNTLQTKLRLSNRPAFMPSEGKMVSDIANAWKGLEQVEKGYEDWLIMEILRLERVEHLAEKFKQKCALHKAWTAGKEEVLTQRDFEHASLAEVRILVRKHEAFESDLTAHQDRLEQIASIAQELNELDYHDAAAINARCQGFCDQWDNLGALTQKRRDSLERTEKLLETIDQLYLEFAKRAAPFNNWMDGAMEDLQDMFIVHSIEEIQILITAHDQFKATLPEADKERMATMGIHSEILKIAQTYGIKLPGVNPYTDLTPQDLSSKWEAVRCQIPHRDQVLQEEMARQQANERLRCQFAAQANVIGPWIQTKMKEIVHISVDIAGSLEEQMNNLKQYEHDIANYKSSIDNLEGDHQLSQGSLVFDNKHTSYTMEHVRVGWEQLLSTTTHSINEIENQILTRDAKGISQEQLNEFRASFNHFDRKRHGMMEPDDFRACLISMGYDLGEVEFARIMTLVDANDVGAVTFQAFIDFMTQEAAETDTAEQVMASFKILASDKMYITVDELRRELPPEQAEYCISHMTKYLASDAPPGALDYISFSSALYGESDL; encoded by the exons acgTCTGTTCCCCCGCAGTCACatcctctctccgtctctctcgctCGCATCCACTGTCAAATACAAATTCGA accttCTCCGCGTGGTGTAACTCCCATCTGCGGAAAGCTGGCACACAGATAGAGAACATTGAGGAGGACTTCAGGAATGGCCTCAAGCTGATGCTGCTTCTGGAGGTCATttcag GGGAGAGGTTGCCCAGACCAGACAGAGGAAAGATGCGCTTTCACAAAATTGCCAACGTCAACAAGGCCCTAGAGTTCATCTGCAGCAAGGGAGTCAAACTGGTGTCCATCGGAGCTGAGG AGATTGTTGACGGGAACGTGAAGATGACCCTGGGAATGATCTGGACCATTATCCTGCGCTTTGCCATCCAGGGCATCTCTGTGGAGG AAACCTCTGCTAAAGATGGCTTGCTGCTGTGGTGCCAGaggaagactgccccctacaggaATGTCAACGTCCAGAACTTCCACATCAG CTGGAAAGATGGCCtggctctctgtgctctcatccacagacacagacccgACCTCATTGACTACAAGAAACTGCGCAAG GATGACCCCATCGGCAACCTCAACACAGCTTTTGAAGTGGCTGAGAAGTTCCTAGACATCCCCAGGATGCTGGACGCTGAAG ACATTGTAAATACCCATAAACCAGACGAGAAGGCCATCATGACCTATGTTTCTTGCTTCTACCACGCCTTTGCTGGTGCTGAACAG gcTGAAACTGCTGCTAACAGGATCTGCAGGGTGCTGGCTGTGAACCAGGAGAACGAGAGACTGATGCAGGAGTACGAGAAGCTGGCCAGCGAG CTGCTGGAGTGGATCCGGCGCACCGTGCCCTGGCTGGAGAACCGCGTGGCGGAGCAGTCCATGGGCGCCATGCAGCGGAGGCTGGAGGACTTCCGCGATTACCGCCGCGTCCACTGGCCGCCGCGCGCCCAGGACAAGCGCCAGCTGGAGATCAGCTTCAACACCCTGCAGACCAagctgaggctcagcaaccgcCCCGCCTTCATGCCCTCCGAGGGCAAGATGGTCTCG GACATCGCTAATGCCTGGAAGGGTCTGGAGCAGGTGGAAAAGGGCTACGAGGACTGGCTCATCATGGAGATCCTGCGTCTGGAAAGAGTGGAACACCTGGCCGAGAAGTTCAAGCAGAAATGCGCCTTGCATAAGGCCTGGACCGCAG GGAAAGAGGAGGTTCTGACACAGAGGGACTTTGAGCACGCCTCACTGGCCGAAGTCCGCATCCTCGTGAGGAAGCACGAAGCATTCGAGAGCGACCTCACCGCCCACCAGGACAGACTGGAGCAGATCGCCAGCATCGCCCAGGAGCtgaa CGAGCTGGATTACCACGATGCTGCTGCCATCAATGCCCGTTGCCAGGGCTTCTGTGACCAGTGGGATAACCTGGGAGCCCTCACTCAGAAGAGGAGGGACTCACTAGAA CGTACAGAGAAGCTGTTGGAGACCATTGACCAGCTGTACCTGGAGTTTGCCAAGAGGGCGGCGCCCTTTAATAACTGGATGGATGGAGCGATGGAGGATCTGCAGGACATGTTTATCGTCCACAGCATCGAGGAGATCCAG atTCTGATCACAGCCCACGACCAGTTCAAAGCCACCCTCCCCGAGGCCGACAAGGAGCGCATGGCCACCATGGGCATCCACAGTGAGATCCTGAAGATCGCCCAGACCTACGGCATCAAGTTGCCTGGTGTCAACCCCTACACCGACCTCACCCCCCAGGACCTCAGCAGCAAGTGGGAGGCC gtgaggtgCCAGATTCCTCACAGAGATCAGGTGCTGCAGGAGGAAATGGCCAGACAGCAGGCCAACGAGAGGCTGAGATGCCAGTTCGCCGCCCAGGCCAACGTCATCGGACCCTGGATTCAGACCAAGATGAAG GAGATTGTTCACATCTCAGTGGACATTGCTGGCTCTCTGGAGGAGCAGATGAACAATCTGAAACAGTACGAGCACGACATTGCTAACTACAAGTCCAGCATCGACAACCTAGAGGGAGACCACCAGCTGAGCCAGGGGTCCCTCGTCTTCGACAACAAGCACACCAGCTACACCATGGAG CACGTCCGTGTGGGCTGGGAGCAGCTGCTCAGCACCACCACGCACTCCATCAACGAGATCGAGAACCAGATCCTCACCCGTGACGCCAAGGGCATCAGCCAGGAGCAGCTCAATGAGTTCAGAGCCTCTTTCAACCACTTTGACAGG AAGAGGCATGGCATGATGGAGCCAGATGATTTCCGCGCCTGCCTGATCTCCATGGGCTATGATCTG GGTGAGGTGGAATTTGCCCGCATCATGACCCTGGTGGACGCTAACGACGTGGGCGCGGTGACCTTCCAGGCCTTCATCGACTTCATGACGCAGGAGGCAGCCGAGACCGACACGGCCGAGCAGGTCATGGCCTCCTTTAAGATCCTGGCATCGGACAAG ATGTATATCACAGTGGATGAGCTACGCAGAGAGCTTCCTCCAGAGCAGGCAGAGTACTGcatcagtcacatgaccaagtACCTCGCCAGCGACGCCCCGCCCGGTGCCCTGGACTACATCTCCTTCTCCAGCGCCCTGTACGGAGAGAGCGACTtataa